Proteins co-encoded in one Jeotgalibacillus malaysiensis genomic window:
- a CDS encoding cystine transporter permease, with protein sequence MPEILVTLYDVFTRTLSGFLDATVITLQLTAVGVILGCLLGLFFALLKLSKAKPLQMIANFYITVIRGTPLIVQIMFLYFGITEIITLSNFWAGAIALGVHNGAYIAEIFRGAIQGVDKGQTEASFSLGMTKSQTMKRIVFPQALRRSIPPLGNQFIIALKDSSLVYVIGVAELFSLANREAAQSFQPFETYLIVGLYYLVLVMIFTYLLRWYENKLDFDKD encoded by the coding sequence ATGCCAGAGATATTGGTGACATTGTATGATGTATTTACAAGAACGCTTTCCGGCTTTTTGGACGCCACTGTCATCACCCTGCAATTAACAGCAGTCGGGGTTATCCTCGGCTGTCTGTTAGGGTTATTCTTTGCGCTTCTGAAATTGTCGAAAGCAAAACCGCTTCAAATGATTGCGAACTTCTATATTACGGTCATCCGCGGAACGCCGCTGATCGTACAGATTATGTTTTTATATTTTGGAATCACTGAAATTATTACACTGTCCAACTTCTGGGCAGGGGCGATCGCACTTGGTGTGCACAATGGTGCCTATATCGCGGAAATTTTCCGTGGCGCAATACAGGGTGTGGATAAGGGGCAGACTGAAGCCAGCTTTTCGCTTGGTATGACGAAGTCCCAGACGATGAAAAGAATCGTCTTCCCGCAGGCCCTGCGCCGCTCAATTCCGCCACTTGGCAACCAGTTTATCATTGCGCTGAAGGACTCTTCTCTTGTCTATGTCATTGGGGTAGCCGAGCTATTCTCCCTTGCAAACAGAGAAGCCGCACAATCCTTCCAGCCATTTGAAACATATCTAATCGTCGGACTGTATTACTTAGTCCTCGTAATGATCTTCACATACCTGCTCAGATGGTATGAAAATAAACTCGATTTTGATAAAGATTAA
- a CDS encoding arginine ABC transporter ATP-binding protein, whose amino-acid sequence MIKAKNIHKSFGDLEVLKGIDLEVQPSEVVVLVGVSGSGKSTLLRCFNFLEMINDGEITIDGTTINHKKDNLSKVRAEVGMVFQHFNLFPHKTVLENIIEAPMQVKKKKKDAAVKHAKELLDKVGLADKADVYPNKLSGGQKQRVAIARSLAMEPKVMLFDEPTSALDPELVTEVLQVMKNLAEEGMTMVVVTHEMRFAREVADRIIMLDQGVIIESADPKTFFENPTNERTKQFIQLVE is encoded by the coding sequence ATGATTAAAGCGAAAAATATTCATAAATCATTTGGTGACCTCGAAGTATTAAAAGGCATTGATCTCGAAGTCCAGCCATCAGAAGTAGTGGTACTGGTCGGCGTCAGTGGATCCGGTAAAAGTACGCTGCTGCGCTGTTTCAACTTTCTTGAAATGATCAATGACGGTGAAATTACGATTGACGGCACCACGATTAATCATAAAAAAGATAACCTGTCTAAAGTACGTGCAGAAGTAGGTATGGTGTTCCAGCACTTTAACCTTTTTCCGCACAAAACAGTGCTAGAGAATATCATCGAAGCCCCTATGCAGGTGAAGAAAAAGAAAAAGGATGCGGCAGTAAAGCATGCAAAAGAGCTGCTGGATAAGGTTGGCCTGGCAGACAAAGCCGATGTCTATCCTAACAAACTCTCAGGCGGTCAAAAACAGCGTGTGGCAATAGCGCGCTCACTTGCGATGGAACCAAAAGTCATGCTGTTTGATGAACCAACGTCAGCACTAGACCCTGAGCTTGTTACTGAAGTACTTCAGGTTATGAAAAACCTTGCTGAAGAAGGGATGACCATGGTTGTCGTAACGCACGAAATGCGTTTTGCGCGTGAAGTGGCAGACCGCATCATCATGCTCGATCAAGGTGTGATCATCGAGTCAGCTGATCCGAAGACGTTTTTTGAGAATCCGACTAATGAACGGACGAAGCAGTTTATTCAGCTGGTAGAATAG
- a CDS encoding histidine kinase has translation MTFSRKILLLLIGSIGITLLAAFIFLHFTYRDLYLSTVRESVESQGQRTAAHYHSGQLTEEIIEKIHWYNVVSEYEVVVADDLDELNRLFPYEIDGEMLVENADRDSLLAGQSMMKEGYVDHYGRQVIGGVYPITDGVSTAGYVYIFVPLEGLTQVFGSSIPLLISVGILFFIVLSLLVGRIRQSLFRPLASIESFSKKVSAGEYDQRLEVKQMDEIGQVSAALNQMSEALQHQEERQKEFLADIMHEVRTPLTYIQGYTERLKKSDQDKEIILTTIESEVQRMNSLLSDLVELNRLQEGYAEFDRQPIAAADLLYETVQVFSLPAKERSLAFKIEADEELVMIQDAKRLQQIFYNLIENAVKYAPANSKITLKLIEENHTMKLSVINDSTLSAKEKERIGERFYRANRDRNRQTGGTGLGLAIVKELVRLMDGEFEIDLNTHAFKVDIIIPKEGYTE, from the coding sequence GTGACATTTAGCAGAAAGATTCTACTGTTGTTGATCGGAAGTATTGGGATTACATTGCTGGCAGCCTTCATTTTTCTGCATTTTACCTATCGTGACCTGTATCTATCAACGGTTAGAGAATCGGTTGAGTCACAGGGTCAGCGCACCGCCGCTCACTATCATTCCGGTCAGTTGACTGAAGAAATTATTGAGAAGATCCACTGGTACAACGTGGTATCAGAATATGAAGTGGTTGTGGCAGATGATCTGGATGAGCTGAATCGTCTGTTTCCGTATGAGATAGATGGTGAAATGCTTGTGGAGAATGCCGACCGAGATTCACTGCTTGCGGGGCAGTCGATGATGAAGGAAGGATACGTGGATCATTACGGGCGCCAGGTCATTGGTGGTGTATATCCGATTACAGACGGTGTTTCAACCGCAGGATACGTTTATATTTTTGTGCCGCTTGAAGGACTTACACAGGTGTTTGGCAGCAGTATTCCATTATTAATTAGCGTTGGGATCTTATTTTTTATCGTACTGAGCCTGCTTGTCGGCAGAATCCGCCAGTCGCTTTTCAGACCGCTTGCGTCAATTGAATCTTTTTCGAAAAAAGTGTCAGCGGGTGAGTATGATCAACGACTTGAAGTGAAGCAGATGGATGAGATTGGACAGGTATCAGCTGCGCTCAATCAGATGAGTGAGGCATTGCAGCATCAGGAGGAGCGTCAGAAGGAGTTTCTTGCTGATATTATGCATGAAGTCAGAACGCCGCTTACTTATATTCAAGGGTATACAGAGCGGCTGAAAAAATCTGATCAGGATAAAGAGATCATCCTTACAACGATTGAAAGTGAAGTGCAGCGGATGAATTCACTACTGTCTGATCTGGTGGAACTCAACAGGCTTCAGGAAGGGTATGCTGAGTTTGACCGGCAGCCAATTGCAGCAGCAGATCTCCTTTATGAGACAGTTCAGGTTTTTTCACTACCGGCAAAAGAAAGGTCGCTCGCATTTAAAATAGAAGCGGATGAAGAGCTTGTGATGATTCAGGATGCGAAAAGACTGCAACAGATTTTTTATAATCTGATTGAAAACGCAGTGAAGTATGCGCCGGCAAATTCAAAGATTACGCTTAAGTTAATAGAAGAAAATCACACCATGAAACTCTCAGTCATAAATGACTCAACCCTTTCTGCTAAAGAAAAAGAGCGGATCGGCGAACGTTTTTACAGAGCGAACCGGGACCGGAACCGTCAGACTGGCGGGACAGGGCTTGGGCTGGCCATTGTAAAAGAGCTTGTGAGACTGATGGACGGGGAGTTTGAGATCGATCTGAATACACATGCATTTAAAGTGGATATTATAATACCGAAAGAAGGCTATACAGAATGA
- a CDS encoding acyl--CoA ligase, translating into MNAENLIAPEQYNIAKELDQFASDDQRIAIKWLDDKQNRRDVSYKELVERTNQFALALKSKGIAKGDKVLIILPRIPEAYMSYLACLKAGIIAIPCSEMLRKKDLTYRMKHSDAKGVIAFHETTSEVNAIDEDLQALHNKFIVGGTESGWESLESLAGEMATDYDGEPTSRHDTAFLPYTSGTTGNPKGVIHTHAWGYAHVRTAAKEWLGVQEGDLVWATAAPGWQKWIWSPFLSTITLGATAFVYHGGFKAETYMEYLEKEKINVLCCTPTEYRLMAKLENLSSYNLPELRSAVSAGEPLNRPVIEAFKNAFNVIVRDGYGQTENTLLVGTLQGMEVKPGSMGKPTPGNNVEIIDEHGQPTKTGEVGDIAVHKDCPALFTEYYNDHERTQAAYRGDWYLTGDQASRDEDGYFWFEGRSDDIIISSGYTIGPFEVEDALLKHPAVRECAVVAAPDEIRGSIVKAYVVLRDDNATGDEALVKELQNHTKEMTAPYKYPRQIEFITELPKTTSGKIRRIELRQKEQQQS; encoded by the coding sequence ATGAATGCTGAAAATTTAATCGCACCGGAGCAGTACAACATCGCAAAAGAACTGGATCAGTTCGCATCAGATGATCAGAGAATTGCGATCAAATGGCTTGATGACAAACAGAACAGACGCGATGTGTCCTACAAGGAACTCGTAGAACGTACGAATCAGTTTGCACTTGCGCTGAAAAGCAAAGGGATTGCTAAAGGGGATAAAGTACTGATCATTTTACCGCGTATTCCTGAAGCTTATATGAGCTATCTTGCGTGTCTGAAAGCCGGCATCATTGCGATTCCGTGCTCTGAGATGCTGCGTAAAAAGGACCTTACTTACCGCATGAAGCATTCAGATGCAAAAGGGGTTATTGCGTTTCATGAGACGACTTCAGAGGTAAATGCAATTGATGAAGATCTGCAGGCACTACATAATAAATTCATCGTTGGTGGCACTGAAAGCGGCTGGGAGTCGCTTGAATCACTTGCCGGTGAAATGGCAACTGACTATGACGGCGAGCCGACTTCACGCCATGATACAGCGTTTCTTCCTTATACATCAGGCACAACGGGTAATCCGAAAGGGGTTATTCATACACATGCATGGGGTTATGCGCACGTGCGTACCGCTGCAAAAGAATGGCTTGGCGTACAGGAAGGCGACCTTGTCTGGGCGACTGCAGCACCTGGCTGGCAAAAGTGGATCTGGAGTCCATTCTTATCAACAATTACACTAGGCGCAACAGCATTCGTTTATCACGGAGGCTTTAAAGCTGAAACATATATGGAATACCTTGAAAAAGAAAAGATTAATGTGCTTTGCTGTACACCGACTGAGTATCGTCTGATGGCAAAGCTTGAAAATTTAAGCTCATATAACCTGCCTGAGCTGCGCAGCGCAGTATCAGCTGGTGAACCGCTGAACCGTCCTGTGATTGAAGCGTTTAAAAATGCTTTTAACGTGATTGTACGTGATGGTTACGGCCAGACAGAAAACACACTGCTTGTCGGCACGCTTCAGGGGATGGAAGTAAAGCCCGGCTCAATGGGTAAACCGACACCGGGCAACAATGTTGAAATCATTGATGAACACGGCCAGCCGACGAAGACTGGTGAAGTTGGAGATATCGCGGTTCATAAAGACTGCCCTGCCCTATTTACTGAATACTATAACGATCATGAGCGTACGCAGGCCGCTTATAGAGGCGACTGGTATTTAACAGGCGATCAGGCGTCACGCGATGAGGATGGCTACTTTTGGTTTGAAGGCCGCAGTGATGATATCATCATCAGCTCAGGCTATACGATCGGACCATTTGAAGTGGAGGATGCATTGCTGAAGCATCCTGCCGTACGTGAATGTGCAGTCGTTGCAGCGCCGGATGAGATCCGCGGCAGCATTGTAAAAGCGTATGTTGTCCTGAGAGATGACAATGCGACTGGTGATGAGGCACTTGTCAAAGAGCTTCAAAATCATACGAAAGAAATGACAGCGCCATATAAATATCCGAGACAAATCGAGTTCATTACTGAGCTGCCTAAAACAACTTCAGGTAAGATTCGCCGGATTGAATTGAGACAGAAGGAACAGCAGCAGTCATAA
- a CDS encoding S-layer protein, whose amino-acid sequence MSFDDVPMDHPFVWEIIYLHEQVIIDGYPDGTFRSANNVTRSQAMKMIGEGIYLYKEQRETPFSDVPADAYYSGYVTSAHELGYINGYGDGTFRPHNQLTRGQAALIFARVFQWPDAPDSGFSDVSGDGEMARAIAKMKEHGVTTGYPDGTFKPYQNITRGQFAAFLARALEPTFVPQYEALLDTANEILVHLQNEEFGELPAYMGEGSLTFCPYAGNCIDHGGVQFTSAELDGFMDDPTVYDWGDQDGSGFPIELTPAAYYDEWLMDATYEEKYRYDRSKHFSTQELIKQKYPAGRVVEYYFEGTEEFDYMDWQSLNLVFEKNSSGEWKLIAIINDRWTI is encoded by the coding sequence GTGTCATTTGATGATGTGCCGATGGATCACCCGTTTGTATGGGAAATTATCTACCTTCACGAACAGGTGATCATCGACGGCTATCCTGATGGGACGTTCAGATCTGCGAACAACGTCACCCGGTCACAGGCGATGAAAATGATTGGGGAAGGGATTTATCTTTACAAGGAACAGCGGGAAACACCATTTAGCGACGTGCCGGCAGATGCTTATTATTCAGGGTATGTGACGTCAGCGCATGAACTTGGCTATATTAATGGCTACGGTGATGGAACGTTCAGACCGCACAATCAGCTGACAAGGGGACAGGCGGCATTGATTTTTGCACGTGTATTTCAATGGCCGGATGCCCCGGACTCGGGATTCAGTGACGTTTCAGGGGATGGTGAGATGGCCAGAGCAATTGCCAAGATGAAAGAGCATGGTGTGACAACAGGTTATCCGGACGGCACTTTCAAGCCTTATCAGAATATTACCCGCGGTCAATTTGCTGCTTTTCTTGCCCGCGCGCTTGAACCGACATTTGTTCCACAATATGAAGCGCTACTGGATACTGCGAATGAAATTCTTGTACATCTTCAAAACGAAGAGTTTGGAGAGCTTCCTGCTTATATGGGAGAAGGTTCGCTTACGTTCTGTCCTTATGCAGGAAATTGCATTGACCACGGAGGTGTGCAATTCACTTCAGCAGAGCTCGATGGTTTTATGGATGACCCGACCGTATACGACTGGGGTGACCAGGATGGATCAGGGTTTCCAATTGAACTGACACCGGCAGCCTATTACGATGAGTGGCTGATGGATGCAACATATGAAGAAAAATACCGGTATGACCGCTCAAAACATTTTTCAACACAGGAGCTGATCAAACAAAAGTACCCTGCAGGAAGAGTAGTAGAATATTACTTTGAAGGTACTGAAGAATTTGACTATATGGACTGGCAAAGTCTGAATCTTGTCTTTGAGAAAAACAGCAGTGGTGAATGGAAACTGATTGCAATCATTAATGACCGCTGGACGATTTGA
- a CDS encoding ABC transporter ATP-binding protein: MIEINQVSHHFTLGKKGQQSHLDVLKDISFHVSEGEIVSIIGRSGSGKSTLLNLISGFIRPSEGEIIILDEKVSEFTEEEFADFRLKNMGFIFQSFQLIPSMTAYENVELPLILKGMSEQARKQMTLEMLKTVGLESFKDHYPSELSGGQQQRVSIARALILEPPLILADEPTGSLDSETEADLLAFIKKLNKERGITFVIITHDDEVAKIGHRTIEIADGELIRSGVFV; encoded by the coding sequence ATGATCGAAATTAACCAGGTTAGCCATCATTTCACACTGGGGAAAAAGGGTCAGCAGTCCCACCTTGATGTGTTGAAGGATATTTCATTTCACGTGTCTGAAGGAGAAATTGTATCGATTATCGGACGGAGCGGATCAGGAAAATCCACATTATTAAATCTGATCAGTGGATTTATCCGCCCGTCTGAAGGTGAGATCATCATTTTAGATGAAAAGGTCAGCGAATTTACTGAAGAAGAATTTGCTGATTTCAGACTGAAGAATATGGGCTTTATTTTTCAAAGCTTTCAGCTGATTCCGAGTATGACAGCTTATGAGAACGTAGAGCTGCCTCTCATTTTAAAAGGAATGTCTGAGCAGGCCAGAAAGCAGATGACACTTGAGATGCTGAAGACAGTTGGACTTGAGAGCTTTAAGGACCATTATCCGAGTGAGCTTTCAGGCGGACAGCAGCAGCGTGTCAGTATTGCAAGAGCCCTCATTCTTGAGCCGCCGCTCATTTTAGCGGATGAGCCGACCGGAAGTCTCGATAGTGAAACGGAAGCGGATCTGCTGGCATTTATTAAAAAGCTGAATAAAGAGCGCGGTATCACGTTTGTGATTATCACGCATGATGATGAAGTGGCGAAAATTGGCCACCGCACGATTGAAATTGCTGATGGTGAGCTCATTCGAAGCGGGGTGTTCGTATGA
- a CDS encoding ABC transporter: MIQATAVNKRFDDLQAVENLTLHVKKGSIYGLLGSNGAGKTTLLKILAGIYRYDSGEVKIADNPVFETPETKQHVLFIPDQPHFLHQTSLNDMAGFYKEVYARWNEKRFQQLTKHFRMNPDKKLTKMSKGMQRQASFILTLSAMPDVLILDEPFDGLDPVVRQQMKNAILQDVADRGLTLIVSSHNLREMEDFCDYVGIMHNGGLLFERDLDELKTDIHKLQIAFKKLPEKEAFLSGLDVLHYEKRGSVLLIIVKGREEEILPYVESFNPAIFDLLPLTLEEIFIYELGGVGYEIRNLIVE; encoded by the coding sequence ATGATTCAGGCAACCGCAGTAAATAAGCGTTTTGATGATCTGCAGGCTGTTGAGAATCTCACACTCCATGTGAAAAAGGGATCCATCTACGGACTGCTCGGATCAAACGGCGCCGGTAAAACGACCCTCCTTAAAATACTTGCCGGCATTTATAGATATGACAGTGGAGAAGTGAAAATCGCTGACAATCCTGTGTTTGAAACACCTGAAACGAAGCAGCATGTGCTGTTTATCCCGGACCAGCCGCACTTTTTGCATCAGACTTCGCTGAATGATATGGCGGGGTTTTATAAAGAAGTGTATGCGAGATGGAACGAAAAACGGTTTCAGCAGCTGACGAAGCATTTCAGGATGAATCCTGATAAGAAGCTGACGAAAATGTCTAAAGGAATGCAGCGCCAGGCTTCATTTATTCTTACCCTCTCTGCGATGCCGGATGTGCTGATTTTAGATGAGCCGTTTGATGGACTCGATCCGGTTGTGCGTCAGCAGATGAAGAATGCGATTTTGCAGGATGTGGCGGACCGTGGACTGACGCTGATTGTGTCTTCGCATAATCTGCGTGAGATGGAGGATTTCTGTGATTACGTCGGGATCATGCATAACGGCGGACTATTATTTGAGCGGGATTTGGACGAATTAAAGACAGATATCCATAAGCTTCAGATCGCATTTAAGAAGCTGCCTGAAAAAGAGGCATTCCTGAGCGGCTTAGATGTACTGCATTACGAGAAACGCGGCAGTGTGCTGCTGATTATTGTTAAAGGACGTGAGGAAGAAATTCTTCCTTATGTTGAAAGCTTCAATCCGGCGATATTTGATTTGCTACCGTTGACGCTTGAAGAAATCTTTATTTATGAGTTGGGAGGTGTTGGCTATGAGATCCGGAATCTTATTGTGGAATAA
- a CDS encoding sucrose-6-phosphate hydrolase, which translates to MHWGHVVSRDLVNWEHLPVALAPSLPDDADGCFSGSAIEVDGKLVAMYTGNVWTGPDHDTDLKQVQMIAESNDGIHFTKWEIPVISEAPEGDIHPFHFRDPKVWKREDTYYCVLGSRTKDHTGHVLLYKSDDLKNWDFVAVSAKKEENGGFMWECPDFFHLGEKDVLVMSPQGVKPEGNKFHNLHQAVYVLGELNYESGQFTHRDFHMLDAGFDFYAPQTLEDPEGRRVMIGWMDMWESEMPTQEHGFCGAMTIPRVLVPAGDRLLIQPLPELAELRKEEIYVENEPISAKRTFDSISGTCLEMKLEVDVKSADAFRVNFRCGNGEKTVLSWSRKESAVTLDRTVSGAGVSGMRTVEVKEQDRLTLHFFLDQSSAEIFINHGEAVMTARIYPGEASDGIEFKAEGEAIIERLWKWDLNSAF; encoded by the coding sequence ATGCATTGGGGCCATGTGGTGAGCCGGGATCTGGTGAACTGGGAGCACCTGCCTGTGGCGCTCGCTCCGAGTCTGCCGGATGATGCGGATGGATGTTTTTCGGGCAGCGCGATTGAGGTGGATGGAAAGCTGGTTGCAATGTACACCGGAAATGTATGGACAGGCCCGGATCACGATACGGATCTGAAGCAGGTGCAGATGATTGCGGAAAGCAATGATGGCATTCATTTTACGAAATGGGAGATTCCCGTGATCAGTGAGGCGCCTGAGGGCGATATTCATCCGTTTCATTTCAGGGATCCGAAGGTGTGGAAACGTGAGGATACATATTACTGTGTGCTTGGTTCGAGAACGAAGGATCATACAGGGCATGTGCTACTTTACAAATCTGATGATCTTAAAAACTGGGATTTTGTAGCCGTTTCAGCTAAAAAAGAAGAGAATGGCGGATTTATGTGGGAGTGTCCGGACTTCTTTCATTTAGGTGAGAAGGACGTGCTGGTGATGTCGCCGCAGGGCGTAAAGCCTGAAGGAAACAAGTTTCATAATCTCCACCAGGCAGTTTATGTGCTTGGTGAGCTGAATTATGAGTCAGGTCAGTTCACACATAGAGATTTTCATATGCTCGATGCAGGGTTTGACTTTTATGCACCGCAGACACTTGAAGATCCGGAGGGCAGACGTGTGATGATCGGCTGGATGGATATGTGGGAGAGCGAGATGCCGACGCAAGAGCATGGATTTTGCGGCGCGATGACGATTCCACGCGTGCTCGTGCCTGCCGGAGACCGCCTGCTCATTCAGCCGCTGCCTGAGCTTGCTGAGCTGAGAAAAGAAGAGATATACGTTGAAAATGAACCCATTTCAGCTAAACGAACGTTTGATTCAATCAGCGGCACATGTCTTGAAATGAAGCTGGAAGTAGATGTGAAGAGTGCGGATGCTTTTCGTGTAAACTTCCGTTGCGGTAATGGCGAGAAAACGGTTCTCAGCTGGTCGAGAAAAGAATCTGCAGTCACGCTCGACCGTACTGTATCCGGTGCGGGTGTCAGCGGGATGAGAACAGTGGAAGTGAAGGAACAGGATCGATTAACACTGCACTTTTTCCTTGATCAATCTTCTGCAGAGATCTTTATTAATCATGGTGAAGCTGTGATGACAGCGCGGATTTATCCGGGAGAGGCGTCTGACGGAATTGAGTTTAAGGCTGAGGGTGAAGCTATTATTGAGCGGCTTTGGAAGTGGGATTTAAATTCAGCTTTTTAA
- a CDS encoding XRE family transcriptional regulator produces MAIKNRVKELRARDGLTQGDLAKKIGVTRQTIVSLEKGSYTPSLLLALNIAEVFGESVEAIFTKEEEGQ; encoded by the coding sequence ATGGCGATTAAAAATCGGGTGAAGGAGCTCCGGGCGCGAGACGGTCTGACTCAGGGAGATCTCGCTAAGAAAATTGGTGTCACAAGACAGACCATTGTGTCGCTTGAAAAAGGCAGTTACACGCCGTCACTTTTGCTGGCGTTAAATATTGCAGAGGTGTTCGGGGAATCGGTAGAAGCAATATTCACAAAGGAGGAGGAAGGTCAGTGA
- a CDS encoding iron ABC transporter permease codes for MIDPQLLKKQRILMITFIAIVVLTMIVSIGFGYSSVSYSRILPTLLGQGEFKDEFVLFELRLPRMLITLLAGMALAVSGSVLQSITRNDLADPGIIGINSGAGAAVAVFFLYAPLEADSFAYMIPAVAFAGALITAVLIYLFAYEKSTGLQPIRLILVGVGFSMALSGLMVVLISSTDRQKVDFIASWLAGSVWGTDWPFVWAMVPWLLVLIPFVLFSAQKLNILSLSEPVAIGVGVGVNKDRIILMLAAVALAAAAVSVTGGIAFVGLMAPHIAKSLVGPRNQLFIPLAMLIGGWLLLVADTIGRNIVEPGGVPAGVIVAIIGAPYFVWLLLKK; via the coding sequence ATGATTGATCCACAGCTTTTGAAAAAACAGAGAATCTTAATGATCACTTTTATTGCGATTGTGGTGCTGACGATGATTGTCAGTATCGGCTTCGGCTACTCATCAGTTTCATACAGTCGTATCCTCCCTACCCTGCTTGGTCAGGGGGAGTTCAAGGATGAGTTTGTGTTATTTGAACTGAGACTGCCGCGCATGCTGATCACGCTGCTAGCAGGAATGGCGCTTGCGGTTTCAGGTTCAGTGTTACAAAGTATCACGCGTAACGACCTGGCAGACCCGGGGATTATCGGAATCAACTCCGGTGCCGGGGCTGCAGTTGCTGTATTTTTCTTATATGCACCGCTCGAAGCAGATTCGTTCGCTTATATGATTCCTGCTGTTGCATTTGCAGGTGCACTTATTACAGCTGTATTGATTTATTTGTTTGCTTATGAAAAGAGTACGGGGCTTCAACCAATCCGCCTGATCCTTGTGGGTGTCGGATTTTCCATGGCACTCTCAGGGCTGATGGTTGTCCTCATCTCTTCTACTGACCGTCAAAAAGTGGACTTTATCGCTTCATGGCTGGCGGGTAGTGTCTGGGGAACTGACTGGCCGTTTGTGTGGGCAATGGTGCCCTGGCTACTTGTGCTGATTCCGTTTGTATTGTTCAGTGCACAGAAACTTAACATTCTCAGTTTAAGCGAGCCTGTTGCAATTGGCGTTGGAGTTGGTGTGAATAAAGACCGGATCATTTTGATGCTTGCTGCCGTAGCACTTGCTGCTGCAGCTGTATCAGTCACCGGCGGTATTGCGTTTGTCGGTCTGATGGCACCTCATATTGCCAAATCACTTGTTGGCCCGCGCAACCAACTGTTTATCCCGCTTGCGATGCTGATCGGCGGCTGGCTGCTGCTAGTCGCTGATACGATCGGGCGTAATATTGTTGAGCCTGGTGGTGTTCCGGCGGGTGTGATTGTGGCGATTATTGGGGCTCCTTATTTTGTTTGGTTGTTGTTGAAGAAGTGA
- a CDS encoding ferrichrome ABC transporter permease, translating to MDKKKSIGLRFIISGIFLIVMFTVAITFGAADTTLRDVFRAAFTGDRSATSLVLIEIRFPREVAAVVVGASLAVSGAIMQGMTRNPLADPGLLGLTAGANAALAAAFAFIPGINYMGIIIACFIGAAVGAGLVFGIASLKRGGFSPIRVVLAGAAVSAFLFAISEGIALTFRLSQNVAQWTAGGLIGTTWTQLELLIPIAAGGIIAAILFSKQLTILSLSEEVAVGLGSKTGQVKAVFFVLTVLLAGSAVALAGNIAFAGLLVPHIVRAIVGTDYRFILPMCVLIGGAFMLFADTFGRLINAPFETPVAAIVAMLGLPFFLYVVRKGVSMSA from the coding sequence ATGGATAAGAAAAAATCAATCGGGCTTAGATTTATCATCTCAGGCATTTTTCTGATTGTGATGTTTACAGTAGCCATTACATTCGGGGCTGCAGATACGACACTGAGAGATGTATTCCGGGCTGCTTTTACCGGAGACCGCAGTGCCACCTCCCTTGTGCTGATTGAAATCCGCTTCCCGCGTGAAGTTGCTGCAGTTGTTGTTGGCGCTTCACTTGCTGTATCAGGGGCGATTATGCAGGGGATGACCAGAAATCCATTGGCGGATCCGGGACTGCTTGGATTAACTGCCGGCGCAAATGCTGCACTTGCAGCTGCGTTTGCATTTATTCCGGGGATTAATTATATGGGGATTATTATCGCCTGCTTTATCGGGGCTGCTGTCGGTGCCGGGCTGGTTTTCGGAATTGCTTCACTGAAACGCGGCGGCTTTTCACCGATCCGTGTCGTTCTCGCAGGGGCTGCTGTATCAGCATTTCTCTTTGCGATTTCAGAAGGCATTGCGCTGACCTTCAGACTTTCGCAAAATGTGGCACAGTGGACTGCCGGCGGATTGATCGGCACGACCTGGACACAGCTTGAACTGTTGATTCCGATTGCAGCAGGCGGTATTATTGCTGCGATCTTATTTTCAAAGCAGCTGACGATTCTCAGTCTGAGCGAGGAAGTTGCTGTTGGACTAGGATCTAAAACAGGTCAGGTAAAAGCAGTGTTTTTCGTATTAACTGTACTGCTTGCAGGATCTGCTGTTGCACTTGCCGGTAATATTGCATTTGCCGGACTCCTTGTCCCCCACATTGTACGGGCCATCGTCGGAACGGATTATCGCTTTATTTTACCGATGTGTGTGCTGATCGGCGGGGCATTTATGCTATTCGCTGATACATTCGGGCGTCTGATTAATGCACCGTTTGAGACACCTGTTGCTGCCATTGTAGCGATGCTTGGCCTTCCTTTCTTCTTATATGTGGTACGGAAAGGAGTGTCGATGTCCGCATGA